The DNA region ACAACACGTGGTCGAAAATATGCGGGTTCTCTAAAAACGTCAGCAAGAGGTGCGTGGATAGTAACGTTCTCACGGCTTCGATGTCTAGCAATCTTGGGTCGATTTCCAGAGGGTGATGCCTCAATGTTTTTATCAGGTGAGTAAAATCAGCATCTGTCCATGATTGGGCACTGGTCATCGCGGTCCGAATCTGGTCGATATTAAGGTCGCAGGGTGTGATGAATTTGATCAATTTGTCACCGATCTCACTAAAGAATAGAGTGGTGAGGGTGCTGAGTTGCTGTGTACGACGTTTCTCCTCGCGCCGCTCGAAGACTACTTGGACGCTGGTGACCACAACTGCGGTGAAGAAGGTGAACCCAGTTACTACCAGAGCCATCGCTAAAAGGCGGCCGATAGAAGTGATGGGAACGATGTCACCGTAGCCGACAGTGGTGATCGTGAGGACAGTCAGGTAAAAAGCGTCGAAGGGTGACATCCCTTCAATCGTCACGAAACCGATTGTTCCCAGGGCGACAACCGAAAGTAAAATTGTCAATGCCAACGACAGTCGTTTCAATGTAGTCACAATCACCGCTCCCCTTGAGTGCAATTCGCCTTGCTAATAATAACCGTAAAGCTCTGGCGCTGCCAAATTGCTTCTAACATTGGATTTTAAATTCTGAACCGGGATCAGAATTCTGGTCGTTGTTCGTATGTGTGGATGTCACCAACTGGTGATATATGCTCTAGAAGGTTTGTTCGGATCGCCGTTTCTCTAATCGCTCGTTGTTGTTTTGTGGCTATTCGAGCGGGTTCATTACCCGGCCGATGAAGAGCACCGCGCCAGTGGCCACGTCCCGGATAAGGAAAATGAACGGACGGTCGATGGTCACGGTGGCCGGGTCAACGGGTGCCGAAGTGATGCCGACCACCACGCCGGTGGCCGCGGCGGCCTCGGTACCGGCCTCATCAACGGAAACGAAGGCCTTGTGGACCACGTCGGAGATGAGCAGGTCCCGCTGGCCGTTCATGCCGGAGAAATCGGCGTCGTCAGTGAAGGCTATGGGCATGCCGAGGGCGGACAGGGATTCTTTCAGGCCGAACTCCGAGTCGAACTCGAATTTGGGCATTGTCAGGTTGACCGTGGCCGCGTTCAAGTCGTCCATTATCCACTCGAGCGCTTCTACGCTCAGGCTGTTCTCGAAGGCGTTGAATCCGCCTTCCTCGGGAAGGAGCACAACCATGGAAAGCTCACCGCCGTCGTACATAAGCTCAACCGCCTGGTAGCCTGATGGGAAGAACGAACTGAACGGGATGATTCCCTCGGCGTAGCTCGCAGTCGAGGACTGGAACATCATAGGCACGGTGATCTTGTTTCCATTGATCAGGGTGAAGGTGTCGTCGCGGGTGGCGTCCTTCGGGAAGGGGTTCAGCCAGGCGCCGGAGAAGTAGATGGCGTTGGTCAGTACCAAGCGGGTCAGCTCGTCGATCGAACCCTGGGGCAGCAGGTCCTTTATGCGTTCCCCAGTTTCTTTGGCCACCCAGTCGTTGATCGCCTTACGGGCGCCTTCCGGGTCGTTGATGTAATCGACGATGCGCAGCCCGGCGCCATAGCTCTCCGCCAGCAGGTCGAGGTAGGCAGTGAGGAACTGGTAGTCCTGCTGGCCCCAGATGGCGTTGACCTCCTTCAGGGAGAAGGGTTCGCCGTTTTTGCCTTTGGCGTCCTGCCCTCGGGAGGCAAGGGCGGCGTCGAGGGCGTTCAGCGCGTCATGCAGCCGCTGCTGTTCCAAAGTGAAGCGCAGTGCTTCAGCCATCTGGCGCTCCGTCTCGCCGCGGGCGCCGCCCCAGGTCATGGTCAGGGCAGTGGAGATGCTGTGAGGGGAATAAAAGAAGTTGCCGTCATTCTCCTTGAGGAGATGATACAGCGCCATGGCAAATTCTGTGTTGCCTCGAACAAGCTCCGCCATGTCGGCGGCGGGAACGTTCGGTGAGAGGCGCGGTTTATCCGATCTCAGTTCCTCGCCGTATGACGGCCGCGCGCAGGCGGAGACCACCATGAGCGCCGATAGCAAAAGGGGTACGATGATTTTTTTCATTTTGGGTTCCTCGTTTTGATTATATGCCGGTTTGATGTCTCAACCAATAGTTATAACGAACTGGGAGGGGTTGGGTTAGGGTGGTAATGAATACATTGGCACGAGGTGATGTACCATGTTATCGTACGTCGCATAATCTTAACCAGATTGTAACCAAATATAAGTATGATGGCGGATATGCAATGTTGATTATCAGTAGTAGTATTTGTTGATTGGCAAACCAAAGTAATTATTATTTATTGAGGAGGCATCATGAGCAAGTTCCACAGTACGATGAGTCGCCGCGATTTCATGAAAGTGATCGGTGTGACTGGAGCGGGCATCGGCGCCACGGCTGCCATTACCCCGGCATTCAACGATTTTGACGAAATGATCTCGCAAGGGGTAGGTGTTAAGCGGCCATGGTGGGCAAAAACCGTGGAAACCCCCACGACTGAAATTGACTGGCAGAACATGAAAAAGTTCAGCGAAGGCAACACCATGCGTGGCAAGGGTACGGAGTACATGGCAACCTATATCGACAAGGCGGAACAGGATCGTCGCGCCGCTCTGAAAGCGGAGGCGACCAAAATTCACAAAGAAGCTAAGGATCCCGGCTATACCGCCAGAGATTACGCCTTTAGCGGAAACGCTGGTCGAGGCTTGACCAGCAACGGTTTCGAAAACTGGAAGACCGCTTCAACTCCAGAGAAACTCGGTCTCCCCAAATGGGAGGGCACACCTGAAGAGAATGCCGCTATGGTTCGCACCTTCCTGCGCTTTCACGGTATGCTCAGTGTAGGCTTCACAAAACTCGAGACCGATACCACCATGAAACTCATGTATGAATATGGCCCGAGCAACAAAGAAAAATACACGTTCGCGGATGTCGATGAGCCATCATATGTGAAAGGTGTGGAACAGGTCTATCCAAACAAGTGCAAATGGGTTATTACCGTTGCCAATCAGGAAAGCCAAGAACTGTGGAAACGTAATCCTTATCCTCTCCAGGTGCAGATTAGATACCCCCGCGCGCAGTGGATACAGGAGCAATTTCAGGGCTTCATGACCTCATTGGGATATTATGCGCTGTCTGAAGGTGGCAACGGGACAGGTATCGCTCCAGCCTTCGGCGTTATGTCCGGCATGGGCGAAATGGGCCGTATGAACCGTATGATCACCCCTGAATGGGGACCCACCGTGGGTATCTTCCGTTATGTTACTGATCTGCCTTTACCCGATGATAAACCTATTGACGC from Dehalogenimonas sp. THU2 includes:
- a CDS encoding reductive dehalogenase, translating into MSKFHSTMSRRDFMKVIGVTGAGIGATAAITPAFNDFDEMISQGVGVKRPWWAKTVETPTTEIDWQNMKKFSEGNTMRGKGTEYMATYIDKAEQDRRAALKAEATKIHKEAKDPGYTARDYAFSGNAGRGLTSNGFENWKTASTPEKLGLPKWEGTPEENAAMVRTFLRFHGMLSVGFTKLETDTTMKLMYEYGPSNKEKYTFADVDEPSYVKGVEQVYPNKCKWVITVANQESQELWKRNPYPLQVQIRYPRAQWIQEQFQGFMTSLGYYALSEGGNGTGIAPAFGVMSGMGEMGRMNRMITPEWGPTVGIFRYVTDLPLPDDKPIDAGFLNFCKSCKKCAEACLEGAHSTETEPTWEVTGPWNNPGHKAWFEDSRKCRAYQSLPDSCNAGTCLAVCTFTKYEKAGIHEVIKSVVSTTSMFNGFFRQMDDIFYHDGLKDPASFWDVRPPIYGVDNVGYEY
- a CDS encoding potassium channel family protein encodes the protein MTTLKRLSLALTILLSVVALGTIGFVTIEGMSPFDAFYLTVLTITTVGYGDIVPITSIGRLLAMALVVTGFTFFTAVVVTSVQVVFERREEKRRTQQLSTLTTLFFSEIGDKLIKFITPCDLNIDQIRTAMTSAQSWTDADFTHLIKTLRHHPLEIDPRLLDIEAVRTLLSTHLLLTFLENPHIFDHVLFNGLLRATFHLRDELTAHRDFSQIPKAKLDHISNDIKKVYQPAIKLWLEHMVYMKKSYPVLFSTILDSNPFMPETLN
- a CDS encoding serpin family protein, whose amino-acid sequence is MKKIIVPLLLSALMVVSACARPSYGEELRSDKPRLSPNVPAADMAELVRGNTEFAMALYHLLKENDGNFFYSPHSISTALTMTWGGARGETERQMAEALRFTLEQQRLHDALNALDAALASRGQDAKGKNGEPFSLKEVNAIWGQQDYQFLTAYLDLLAESYGAGLRIVDYINDPEGARKAINDWVAKETGERIKDLLPQGSIDELTRLVLTNAIYFSGAWLNPFPKDATRDDTFTLINGNKITVPMMFQSSTASYAEGIIPFSSFFPSGYQAVELMYDGGELSMVVLLPEEGGFNAFENSLSVEALEWIMDDLNAATVNLTMPKFEFDSEFGLKESLSALGMPIAFTDDADFSGMNGQRDLLISDVVHKAFVSVDEAGTEAAAATGVVVGITSAPVDPATVTIDRPFIFLIRDVATGAVLFIGRVMNPLE